One Sphingobacteruim zhuxiongii DNA window includes the following coding sequences:
- the secDF gene encoding protein translocase subunit SecDF, producing the protein MQSKGLIKFLVVVVSLACLYSLSFTFVTRKVEKDAAEYAKGDMAKEKAYLDSMASEEVYNLGIAKFTYREAKANELALGLDLKGGMNVTMEIALNELIANLADNPKDANFNKALENAVAKSKTTNTSLIDLFLSEYKATGAGTPIASFFATKDNSAAIQAGSSEGELKSFLNKEADNAIQNSYKVLRTRIDKFGVASPNIQIQQGTNRILIELPGVSDQQRVRKLLQGSAKLEFYETYNNVQIYPLLENINGTLANSLKGDKPAVTADSTKKVTADSTAKEENLLANLNASKTDSAKDTTNAVANATALANNPLFAILSPSFYQAPNGQTQLIPGSTVGYSNLKDTAKVNQYLARPEIKAIIPADLRLLWAVKPETQSPNVLALHAIKTTGADHTAVMTGDVITDARPGSDQQTNKPIVSMDMNAEGARQWRRVTAQAAQNKDAIAIVLDNVVYSAPTVNEEIPNGSSSISGNFTFEDTKDLSNVLKAGRLPTTAKIVEEAVVGPSLGQVAIDSGVNSSVIGIIVVMIFMIAYYNRAGIAANIAVLFNVFFLMGILASLNAVLTLPGIAGIVLTMGTAVDANVLIYERMREELNLGKSMRQVVSDGYKHALPSILDSQITTFLVGVILFFTGSGPIQGFATTLMIGIITSLFTAIFITRLIFEYMLSKDMKITVSFPWSDHTMKNANYQFIKKRKLFYTISLIAIVISIGAILTKGFSYGVDFQGGRTYTVKFDKAVAAEHVRESLDNVFGTTTEVKTFGSENQLRVTTSYHIQETSDDADQEVLAKLNEGLGKIDGKYEILSQQKVGPTIASDIRDRAVYAAILSIIVIAAYILIRFRKWQYSAGAAIATIHDAIILLGLFSILDGLVPFSLDIDQHFVAAILTVLGYSVNDTVVVFDRLREYLAKPNANQEKMDTTINNAINSTLSRTVITSLTVIFVLAVLFVFGGEVIRGFSFAILIGIVVATYSSIFLAAPSIYDMSAGKHLADSAKPEEKKQAKVIA; encoded by the coding sequence ATGCAGAGTAAAGGGCTGATTAAATTTTTGGTGGTAGTGGTTTCCTTAGCGTGCCTATACTCCCTATCATTTACTTTTGTAACACGCAAAGTAGAAAAAGACGCTGCGGAATACGCGAAAGGTGACATGGCAAAAGAAAAAGCCTACCTGGATTCCATGGCAAGTGAAGAGGTTTATAACCTAGGAATTGCAAAATTCACTTATCGGGAAGCGAAAGCAAATGAACTTGCTCTTGGTTTGGACTTAAAAGGTGGTATGAACGTTACAATGGAAATTGCATTGAACGAACTTATCGCAAACTTGGCCGACAACCCGAAAGATGCTAACTTCAATAAAGCATTAGAAAATGCTGTTGCGAAAAGCAAAACGACAAACACTTCATTAATTGATTTATTCCTTAGCGAATACAAAGCAACAGGTGCTGGTACGCCGATCGCTAGTTTCTTCGCAACGAAGGATAACTCAGCTGCAATTCAAGCAGGAAGTTCTGAAGGCGAATTGAAAAGTTTCTTGAATAAAGAAGCAGACAATGCGATTCAAAACTCATACAAGGTACTTCGTACGCGTATCGATAAATTCGGTGTTGCTTCTCCTAACATTCAAATTCAACAAGGTACAAACCGTATCTTAATCGAACTTCCAGGTGTTAGTGATCAACAACGCGTTCGTAAACTATTACAAGGTTCAGCGAAATTAGAATTCTACGAAACGTACAACAACGTACAGATTTATCCATTATTGGAAAACATCAACGGTACATTAGCGAACTCATTAAAAGGCGACAAGCCTGCTGTTACTGCGGATAGCACGAAAAAAGTTACTGCTGACAGCACTGCAAAAGAAGAGAACTTATTGGCAAACTTAAACGCTAGTAAGACCGATTCAGCAAAAGATACAACAAACGCAGTAGCGAACGCTACAGCTTTAGCAAACAATCCATTATTTGCGATTTTATCGCCTTCATTCTATCAAGCGCCGAATGGTCAAACGCAGTTAATCCCAGGATCTACTGTGGGTTATTCGAACTTGAAAGATACAGCGAAAGTAAATCAATATTTAGCGCGTCCGGAAATCAAAGCGATTATTCCTGCAGACTTAAGATTATTATGGGCTGTTAAACCAGAAACACAATCTCCAAATGTATTAGCTTTACATGCCATCAAAACTACTGGTGCTGATCATACAGCAGTGATGACTGGTGATGTGATTACAGATGCGCGTCCAGGTTCTGATCAACAAACAAATAAGCCGATCGTATCCATGGATATGAATGCAGAAGGTGCTCGTCAATGGAGACGTGTAACTGCGCAAGCGGCTCAAAACAAAGATGCGATTGCCATCGTGTTGGATAATGTAGTTTATTCTGCACCAACAGTAAATGAGGAGATCCCTAACGGTAGTTCATCGATCTCTGGTAACTTTACTTTCGAGGATACAAAAGATTTATCAAACGTATTAAAAGCAGGTCGTCTTCCAACGACTGCGAAAATCGTTGAAGAAGCTGTTGTTGGTCCATCATTAGGTCAAGTTGCTATTGATTCTGGGGTTAACTCTTCAGTAATTGGTATTATCGTGGTAATGATCTTTATGATTGCTTACTACAACCGTGCGGGTATTGCTGCTAACATTGCTGTATTATTCAACGTATTTTTCTTAATGGGTATCTTGGCATCACTAAATGCGGTATTAACCCTACCGGGTATTGCGGGTATTGTATTAACGATGGGTACCGCGGTCGATGCGAACGTACTGATTTATGAACGTATGCGTGAGGAATTGAACTTAGGTAAATCAATGCGTCAAGTTGTTTCTGATGGTTACAAACATGCATTACCTTCGATCTTAGACTCACAAATCACGACTTTCTTAGTAGGTGTAATCTTATTCTTTACTGGTTCAGGACCTATCCAAGGTTTTGCGACAACTTTAATGATCGGTATTATTACATCGTTATTCACTGCAATTTTCATCACTCGTTTGATTTTCGAATACATGTTGAGCAAAGACATGAAAATCACGGTTTCATTCCCTTGGTCTGACCACACGATGAAAAATGCGAACTACCAATTTATTAAGAAGAGAAAATTATTCTATACAATCTCACTTATCGCTATCGTAATCAGTATCGGTGCTATCCTTACTAAAGGCTTCTCATACGGTGTTGACTTCCAAGGTGGTCGTACGTATACGGTTAAGTTTGATAAAGCCGTAGCTGCAGAACATGTACGTGAAAGCTTAGATAATGTATTTGGAACCACAACAGAGGTTAAAACTTTCGGTAGTGAGAACCAATTACGTGTTACTACTTCTTACCACATCCAAGAAACAAGCGATGATGCTGACCAAGAAGTATTAGCAAAATTAAACGAGGGATTAGGAAAAATTGACGGTAAATATGAGATTCTATCGCAACAAAAAGTAGGACCTACTATTGCTTCGGATATCCGTGATCGTGCGGTATATGCAGCGATCTTATCAATCATCGTAATCGCAGCTTATATTCTAATTCGTTTCCGTAAATGGCAATATTCAGCAGGTGCTGCGATTGCTACTATTCACGATGCGATTATCTTGTTAGGCTTATTCTCAATCTTGGATGGTTTAGTTCCATTCTCTTTAGATATTGACCAACACTTCGTAGCGGCAATCCTAACCGTATTAGGTTACTCGGTGAATGACACGGTGGTTGTATTTGACCGTCTACGTGAATACCTAGCGAAACCAAATGCGAATCAAGAGAAAATGGATACAACAATCAATAATGCGATCAACTCGACATTAAGTCGTACCGTGATTACTTCATTAACTGTAATCTTCGTATTAGCTGTGTTATTTGTATTCGGTGGGGAAGTTATCCGCGGATTCTCTTTCGCTATCTTAATTGGTATCGTCGTAGCAACTTACTCTTCAATCTTCTTAGCTGCTCCGTCTATTTATGACATGAGCGCTGGAAAACACCTTGCTGATTCAGCAAAACCAGAAGAAAAAAAACAAGCTAAAGTTATCGCTTAA
- the guaB gene encoding IMP dehydrogenase has product MQLDPQKFVSEGLTYDDVLLIPAYSEILPRDVDTSTFLTKKIRLNIPLVSAAMDTVTGADLAIAIAQAGGIGMLHKNMTIAEQAAEVRKVKRSESGMIQDPVTLLENATVGDAFQIMREHKIGGIPVINLENKLVGIVTNRDLRFQKDMSRPISELMTKTNLVIAPEGTDLIKAEEILQNHKIEKLPVVDVNGVLKGLITFKDIQKYKHYPNAAKDEHGRLLVGAAVGVTHDTLDRVDALVKASVDVITIDTAHGHSLGVINKLKEVKAKYPNLQVIVGNIATGDAAKMLADAGADAVKVGIGPGSICTTRIIAGVGVPQLYAVYEVAKALKGTGVPLIADGGIKQTGDIAKAIAAGADTIMAGSLFAGVEEAPGETILLEGRKFKSYRGMGSIEAMEKGSKDRYFQDVEDDIKKLVPEGIVGRVPYKGTLAEVVYQYIGGLRASMGYCGAATIEKLQGARFVKITGAGLRESHPHNIQITKESPNYNSKG; this is encoded by the coding sequence ATGCAATTAGATCCACAAAAATTCGTATCCGAAGGCCTTACTTACGACGACGTGTTATTAATCCCTGCATATTCAGAGATTTTACCGCGTGACGTTGATACAAGTACCTTCTTGACTAAAAAAATAAGGTTAAATATTCCATTAGTGTCTGCTGCGATGGACACTGTAACTGGTGCAGATTTGGCGATCGCCATTGCGCAAGCTGGAGGAATAGGAATGTTACATAAGAATATGACTATCGCAGAACAAGCTGCAGAAGTTCGCAAAGTAAAGCGTTCCGAAAGTGGTATGATTCAAGATCCTGTTACTTTATTAGAAAATGCAACGGTTGGTGATGCTTTCCAAATTATGCGTGAACATAAGATTGGTGGTATTCCTGTAATCAATTTAGAGAATAAATTGGTTGGTATCGTGACGAACAGAGATCTTCGTTTTCAAAAAGATATGAGCCGTCCGATCAGTGAGTTAATGACTAAAACAAATTTAGTTATTGCACCCGAGGGAACAGACTTAATCAAAGCTGAGGAGATTTTACAGAATCATAAAATTGAGAAGCTGCCAGTTGTTGATGTAAATGGCGTTTTGAAAGGATTGATTACTTTTAAAGACATTCAAAAATATAAACACTATCCAAATGCAGCAAAAGATGAACACGGTCGTTTATTAGTTGGTGCTGCGGTAGGCGTTACACATGATACACTTGATCGCGTTGATGCATTAGTCAAAGCTTCTGTTGATGTAATCACCATTGATACAGCACATGGACATTCATTAGGTGTAATCAATAAGCTAAAAGAAGTAAAAGCGAAATATCCTAATTTGCAAGTTATCGTTGGTAATATTGCAACAGGTGATGCTGCTAAGATGTTAGCCGATGCTGGTGCTGATGCTGTAAAAGTAGGTATTGGTCCAGGGTCAATTTGTACGACACGTATTATTGCAGGTGTTGGTGTTCCACAGTTATATGCGGTATACGAAGTTGCTAAAGCATTAAAAGGGACAGGCGTTCCCCTTATCGCCGATGGTGGTATTAAGCAGACTGGCGATATTGCGAAAGCAATTGCAGCGGGTGCCGATACGATTATGGCAGGTTCGCTTTTTGCGGGTGTTGAAGAAGCTCCAGGAGAAACAATTCTGTTAGAAGGAAGAAAATTCAAATCTTACCGCGGAATGGGTTCTATCGAAGCAATGGAAAAAGGATCAAAAGACCGTTACTTCCAAGATGTGGAAGACGATATCAAAAAATTAGTGCCTGAAGGTATTGTTGGGCGTGTGCCATATAAAGGTACATTAGCGGAAGTTGTTTACCAATATATTGGTGGTTTACGTGCTTCAATGGGCTACTGTGGTGCTGCTACGATCGAGAAGTTACAAGGTGCTCGTTTTGTCAAGATTACTGGAGCAGGACTTCGTGAGTCTCATCCACATAATATCCAAATCACTAAAGAATCTCCAAACTATAATAGTAAGGGATAG
- a CDS encoding AraC family transcriptional regulator, with protein sequence MIIKHFALPKEPNQSFQIRRDYTPKHQLIWHYHEELELIHIIKGVGTLFIGDCIKSFQAGDTVLIGSQIPHYWMFEKTYTLDEQVEPIDCIVLHFNKDLGINNILNAPEMLGIKHLISHSSRGRYLSKRNPNRIPFLTERTLSSSGLSKLTSMLELMDYFAQQESETLTSENYSILNSSDDQGRMNSLMEHIRNNYKQRIKLEELASIAGLTENSFCRYFKQKTGKTPVQFITELRISHACTQLRNSDFSLKEICYDSGFNNFVSFHKNFKTITKMTPTQYRTG encoded by the coding sequence ATGATAATTAAACACTTTGCTTTACCGAAAGAACCGAATCAAAGTTTCCAAATTCGTCGCGATTATACCCCAAAGCATCAATTGATTTGGCATTATCACGAAGAATTGGAGCTGATTCATATTATTAAAGGGGTCGGCACCTTGTTTATTGGAGACTGTATAAAATCCTTTCAAGCAGGAGACACCGTTTTAATCGGTTCACAGATTCCACATTATTGGATGTTTGAGAAAACATATACGTTGGATGAACAAGTCGAACCAATAGACTGTATCGTTTTACATTTCAACAAGGATTTAGGAATTAACAATATTTTGAATGCCCCAGAAATGTTGGGTATTAAACATTTAATAAGCCATTCTAGTCGTGGACGTTATTTATCTAAACGGAATCCGAATCGCATTCCCTTTCTTACCGAGCGTACGCTCAGCAGCAGTGGGCTTAGTAAGCTGACTTCCATGTTAGAATTGATGGACTATTTCGCGCAGCAAGAATCAGAGACGCTAACTAGCGAGAATTATTCAATCTTAAATAGTTCCGACGACCAAGGCCGGATGAACAGCCTGATGGAGCATATTCGCAACAATTATAAACAGCGTATTAAACTTGAAGAGCTGGCCTCAATCGCCGGACTTACCGAGAACTCCTTCTGTAGGTATTTTAAACAGAAAACGGGAAAAACACCGGTACAATTTATTACTGAATTACGCATCAGCCATGCATGCACGCAACTGCGAAATTCAGATTTCTCTCTTAAAGAAATATGCTACGATTCAGGCTTTAATAACTTCGTTAGCTTTCATAAAAATTTCAAAACGATCACAAAAATGACACCTACGCAGTACAGAACTGGTTAA
- the fucP gene encoding L-fucose:H+ symporter permease, whose translation MSKTNNTVAIVLITSLFFFWGFIHNLDPILIAHLRSAFSLSHLQASLVDSAVFIAYLVMGIPAGIIMKRYGYKIGILIGLLLFAIGCFLFVPAANTMSYVFFLSALFIVACGITILETAANPYMTVLGDPNTATQRLNFAQSFNGLAAFVAPIIGGQFILAEDPLNATQVAALSEVERLNYIQAETAVVKGPYVILGCIILVAALVFMMIKLPEAKEENEEKSGFFSALRHKNVSWAVFAQFFYVGAQVCVLSFLIVFATEVSGISAQDAKYFAGVAGLVFMLGRFIGTFLMRSIAPSKLLFIYSVIAMLLTCVTIFGSGVITMYAMIAIAFFMSIMFPTIFAIGVTGIGSDTKSASSLIIMSIVGGALLPPLLGYISDATGNMQYGYFVVVICFLVVALFALNNKSVGINTTAAH comes from the coding sequence ATGAGTAAGACAAATAATACTGTAGCAATCGTTTTAATAACGTCTTTGTTTTTCTTTTGGGGATTTATACATAATCTTGATCCAATTTTAATTGCCCATTTACGAAGCGCATTTAGCCTTAGTCATTTACAAGCGTCGCTTGTCGACTCTGCTGTTTTTATCGCTTATTTGGTCATGGGAATTCCAGCGGGGATCATTATGAAGCGTTATGGTTATAAGATAGGCATTTTAATCGGATTGCTTCTATTTGCTATTGGCTGTTTCTTGTTTGTGCCTGCAGCGAATACAATGAGCTACGTTTTCTTTTTATCGGCTCTATTTATTGTTGCTTGTGGAATTACGATCTTGGAAACGGCAGCAAATCCTTATATGACTGTGTTGGGAGATCCAAATACGGCTACGCAACGTTTAAATTTTGCACAGTCTTTCAATGGTTTGGCCGCGTTTGTCGCTCCGATCATAGGGGGACAGTTTATTCTTGCTGAAGACCCATTGAACGCTACGCAGGTAGCGGCTTTGAGTGAGGTTGAGCGATTAAACTATATTCAAGCAGAGACCGCCGTTGTGAAAGGACCTTATGTAATTCTAGGCTGTATTATCCTGGTTGCGGCCTTAGTCTTTATGATGATTAAGCTTCCGGAAGCCAAGGAGGAGAATGAGGAAAAATCAGGTTTCTTTTCGGCCTTGCGCCATAAGAATGTCTCTTGGGCTGTGTTTGCGCAGTTTTTTTATGTAGGAGCTCAGGTCTGTGTATTGAGCTTTCTAATTGTTTTTGCAACTGAGGTATCCGGGATTTCAGCTCAAGACGCTAAATATTTTGCGGGCGTTGCTGGATTGGTGTTTATGCTCGGAAGATTTATCGGTACATTTTTGATGCGCTCCATTGCGCCTTCGAAATTGTTATTCATCTATTCGGTTATCGCAATGTTATTAACCTGTGTAACCATATTTGGGTCGGGTGTGATAACAATGTATGCAATGATTGCCATTGCCTTCTTTATGTCAATTATGTTTCCTACGATTTTTGCTATCGGGGTTACTGGGATAGGCTCTGATACCAAATCCGCATCCAGCTTGATTATTATGTCAATTGTTGGAGGTGCTTTATTGCCGCCATTGCTTGGCTATATATCTGATGCAACGGGTAATATGCAATATGGTTATTTTGTCGTCGTTATCTGTTTTTTAGTGGTGGCACTTTTTGCTTTAAATAATAAGTCTGTCGGCATAAATACGACGGCAGCACATTAA
- a CDS encoding L-rhamnose mutarotase, with product MFKRYALALDLVDDPQMIAEYEQHHKTVSEEIKKSITDAGITVMDIYRFSNRLFMIMEVDESFDFARKDEMDASNPAVQVWEGLMWKYQQSIPGAKPGEKWVIMDQIFAL from the coding sequence ATGTTTAAGAGATATGCGCTAGCGTTGGATCTAGTTGATGATCCCCAGATGATTGCTGAATATGAACAGCATCATAAGACCGTGTCTGAAGAGATTAAGAAGTCAATTACAGATGCGGGTATTACGGTCATGGATATTTATCGATTTTCGAATCGTTTGTTTATGATTATGGAAGTAGACGAATCATTTGATTTCGCTCGAAAAGACGAGATGGATGCTTCGAACCCTGCAGTTCAGGTTTGGGAGGGATTGATGTGGAAGTATCAGCAATCTATACCAGGCGCGAAACCAGGCGAGAAGTGGGTAATTATGGATCAAATATTTGCGTTGTAG
- a CDS encoding UxaA family hydrolase — protein sequence MEKTKLSYLQIHPKDNVLVALRDLPVGFTIEFAGEHFELIDAVAAKHKFTISKLAKDEEVYMYGVLVGKVNHDVERGALIHVENLRHASDDFRLGKRNLNWLKPDVSQYKDRTFLGYHRKNGQVGTANYWLVIPLVFCESRNVATLKNALEEKLGYQVESKDYADEVDVMISKFKQGASVDELLNVDLSAAKDNKSRNRLFENVDGVKFLNHEMGCGGTRLDSDSLCGLLAGYITHPNVAGATVLSLGCQHAQASILRDEIQKRDPHFEKPLYIFEQQFEGTEQGLMQKAIKATFAGLSLANQDTRKEASLDKLCIGLECGGSDGFSGISANPALGYVSDILVSLGGSVILSEFPELCGVEQELSDRCQDEATADRFMSLMKTYNAKAEADGSGFYMNPSPGNIRDGLITDAIKSAGAAKKGGTSPVVAVKDYPELANGPGLNLLCTPGNDVESTTAEVGSGANIVLFTTGLGTPTGNPIAPVIKVSSNTKIYEKMNDIIDINCGTIIDGEETIEEAAHRILDYVITVASGQQLAKAVVLGQDDFIPWRRGVSL from the coding sequence ATGGAAAAGACGAAATTATCTTATTTACAAATTCATCCGAAGGACAATGTTCTTGTGGCTTTACGTGATTTGCCAGTCGGATTTACAATAGAATTTGCTGGTGAGCATTTTGAATTAATTGATGCAGTTGCAGCAAAGCATAAATTCACAATTTCTAAGCTTGCCAAGGATGAAGAAGTATATATGTATGGTGTTTTGGTTGGGAAAGTAAATCATGATGTTGAACGAGGGGCTCTGATCCATGTGGAAAACCTTCGTCATGCATCCGACGATTTTAGATTAGGGAAACGCAACTTAAACTGGTTGAAGCCAGATGTTTCGCAATATAAAGATCGTACATTTTTAGGCTATCATCGCAAGAATGGACAAGTTGGAACAGCGAATTATTGGTTAGTAATACCTTTGGTTTTTTGCGAAAGCCGCAATGTAGCAACGTTAAAGAATGCCTTGGAAGAAAAGCTTGGATATCAGGTGGAGTCGAAGGATTACGCTGATGAGGTTGATGTGATGATTTCGAAATTTAAACAAGGTGCATCGGTTGACGAACTATTGAATGTCGATTTAAGCGCTGCCAAGGATAATAAATCTAGGAATCGTTTATTTGAAAATGTGGACGGTGTGAAGTTTTTGAATCATGAAATGGGCTGTGGAGGAACAAGGTTAGATTCTGATTCACTTTGTGGTTTGTTAGCTGGATATATCACACATCCGAATGTTGCCGGAGCAACTGTTTTGAGTTTGGGATGTCAACATGCGCAAGCTTCAATCTTGCGGGATGAGATTCAGAAACGTGATCCGCATTTTGAGAAACCGCTTTATATCTTCGAACAACAGTTCGAGGGTACAGAGCAAGGCTTGATGCAGAAAGCGATTAAGGCTACTTTTGCGGGTTTAAGCTTGGCAAATCAGGATACTCGAAAGGAAGCGAGTTTAGATAAACTTTGTATAGGTCTAGAATGTGGGGGCTCCGATGGTTTTTCTGGTATTTCAGCGAACCCTGCATTGGGTTATGTTTCCGACATACTGGTAAGTCTTGGTGGTTCTGTGATTTTATCTGAATTTCCAGAACTGTGTGGTGTTGAACAGGAATTAAGTGATCGCTGTCAAGATGAAGCGACTGCTGATCGGTTTATGAGTTTGATGAAAACCTATAATGCAAAGGCGGAAGCTGATGGTTCCGGCTTTTATATGAACCCTTCTCCTGGTAATATTCGCGATGGATTGATTACCGACGCTATTAAATCTGCGGGGGCGGCTAAAAAGGGTGGCACATCGCCGGTCGTTGCGGTAAAAGATTATCCTGAACTAGCCAATGGACCGGGGTTAAACTTACTTTGCACGCCAGGGAACGATGTTGAAAGTACGACCGCGGAAGTTGGTTCCGGAGCTAATATCGTTCTATTTACTACCGGATTAGGAACGCCAACCGGAAATCCAATCGCACCAGTCATTAAGGTTTCTTCAAATACGAAGATTTATGAAAAAATGAACGATATTATTGATATCAATTGTGGGACGATTATCGATGGGGAGGAAACGATTGAGGAGGCAGCGCATCGGATTTTGGATTATGTGATTACTGTGGCCAGTGGTCAACAGCTAGCAAAGGCGGTCGTTCTTGGTCAAGATGATTTCATCCCTTGGCGTCGCGGCGTATCCCTTTAG
- a CDS encoding SDR family NAD(P)-dependent oxidoreductase, producing the protein MAKLAGKVAVITGGGSGIGRAISEMFASEGAKVHILDLNPDGATETASVIKQAGGACELHTVNVSKQEEVLAAVQQIGKIDILVNNAGIAHVGNVERCAEADFDRVYQVNVKGAYNALYAVIPVMKAHGGGAILNLASIASLVGIADRFAYSMSKGAIYAMSMSIARDFMHDNIRSNSISPARVHTPFVDGFISKNYPGQEEEMFEKLSKSQPIGRMAKPTEIAKLALFLCSDDAAFITGNDYPIDGGFIKLNN; encoded by the coding sequence ATGGCTAAGTTAGCTGGTAAAGTCGCGGTAATTACTGGAGGTGGCTCTGGAATTGGGCGCGCAATTTCCGAAATGTTTGCCTCAGAAGGCGCAAAGGTTCACATTTTAGACTTGAACCCCGATGGGGCTACCGAAACAGCAAGCGTAATTAAACAAGCAGGTGGTGCTTGTGAATTGCATACAGTAAACGTAAGTAAACAGGAAGAAGTGCTAGCGGCAGTTCAGCAAATCGGGAAGATTGACATATTGGTAAATAATGCGGGTATTGCGCATGTTGGGAACGTTGAACGCTGTGCTGAAGCGGATTTCGATCGTGTTTATCAGGTCAATGTGAAAGGAGCTTATAATGCATTGTATGCTGTAATTCCGGTGATGAAGGCTCATGGTGGTGGTGCCATATTAAATTTAGCATCTATCGCTTCGTTAGTAGGTATTGCCGACCGATTTGCTTATTCGATGAGTAAAGGTGCAATTTATGCGATGAGCATGTCTATTGCACGCGATTTTATGCACGACAATATACGTTCAAATTCTATTTCCCCTGCCCGCGTACATACTCCATTTGTGGATGGTTTTATTTCTAAAAATTACCCGGGACAAGAAGAGGAAATGTTTGAGAAATTATCGAAATCTCAACCTATTGGTAGGATGGCAAAACCAACGGAAATTGCTAAATTAGCGCTGTTCCTTTGTTCGGATGATGCCGCCTTTATTACTGGTAATGATTATCCGATCGATGGCGGCTTTATAAAACTAAATAATTAG
- a CDS encoding fumarylacetoacetate hydrolase family protein, protein MKLLRYGESGKEKIGVQIADKNYDVSAFGGDFNEEFFADNGLARLEEFLKANEGKLIEIPADSRLGAPFARPSKIVCIGLNYRDHAEETGAAIPAEPIIFMKSTTALVGPNDQVMIPRNSVKTDWEVEFGIVIGKKTSYVEESDALDYVAGYVLHNDVSEREFQIERGGTWDKGKGCDTFAPMGPVMTTADEIPDINSVRLWLKINGKTFQDGNTSNLIFNVQQVVSYVSQFMTLLPGDVISTGTPAGVGLGFNPPIYLKPGDIIELGADYLGVQRQEIVAFSK, encoded by the coding sequence ATGAAATTATTACGTTACGGAGAATCTGGGAAAGAGAAAATCGGAGTACAAATCGCGGATAAGAACTATGATGTTTCGGCATTCGGTGGCGATTTTAACGAAGAATTTTTTGCGGACAACGGCTTAGCTCGTCTAGAAGAGTTTTTGAAAGCCAATGAAGGTAAATTGATTGAAATTCCTGCCGATTCACGTTTGGGAGCGCCTTTTGCACGTCCATCTAAGATTGTTTGTATTGGCTTGAATTATAGAGATCATGCCGAAGAAACAGGGGCTGCGATTCCGGCAGAGCCAATTATTTTTATGAAGTCTACGACTGCTTTAGTTGGTCCAAACGATCAAGTAATGATTCCACGTAATTCAGTAAAGACGGATTGGGAAGTTGAATTTGGAATTGTTATAGGAAAGAAGACTTCTTACGTAGAGGAATCTGATGCATTAGATTATGTTGCAGGATATGTTCTTCACAACGATGTTTCGGAGCGAGAGTTTCAGATAGAGCGTGGTGGTACATGGGATAAAGGTAAGGGTTGTGATACGTTTGCCCCAATGGGTCCTGTTATGACTACAGCAGATGAAATTCCAGATATTAATTCGGTTCGCCTTTGGTTAAAAATTAATGGCAAGACCTTTCAAGATGGAAATACAAGTAACTTGATATTCAATGTTCAACAAGTGGTTTCTTATGTTTCTCAGTTTATGACGTTGTTGCCAGGTGATGTGATTTCAACAGGAACGCCAGCAGGTGTTGGTTTAGGATTTAACCCACCAATCTATTTGAAGCCTGGAGATATTATTGAATTAGGTGCAGATTACCTTGGAGTACAACGCCAAGAGATTGTTGCATTTTCGAAATAA